One region of Glycine max cultivar Williams 82 chromosome 9, Glycine_max_v4.0, whole genome shotgun sequence genomic DNA includes:
- the LOC112997854 gene encoding uncharacterized protein: protein MGGISQRNEMPLQNIMEVDVFYCWGIDFMGPFPSSTGNEYILVVVDYVSKWVEAMATSRNNAKTVVKFIKKNFFSRFRVPQILISDGGSHICNTQHQKMASRKRARTEDIPSSSNPSPSTTAMEPDAQPAHSLIPMLQSLFRG, encoded by the exons ATGGGGGGAATTTCCCAGAGAAATGAGATGCCTCTGCAAAACATCATGGAAGTGGATGTTTTTTATTGTTGGGGTATTGATTTCATGGGTCCATTCCCTTCATCCACAGGGAATGAATATATTCTGGTGGTTGTTGATTATGTgtctaaatgggtggaagctatGGCCACATCAAGGAATAATGCTAAGACAGTGGTGAAATTTAtcaagaagaattttttttctcgatTTAGGGTACCTCAAATATTGATCAGTGATGGTGGTTCGCACATTTGTAATACTCAGCATCAAAAG ATGGCATCAAGAAAGAGAGCGAGAACTGAGGACATCCCTTCATCATCCAACCCATCTCCTTCGACAACAGCCATGGAACCAGATGCCCAACCAGCACATTCTTTAATTCCTATGTTGCAAAGCTTATTCAGGGGATAG